One window of Methanogenium organophilum genomic DNA carries:
- a CDS encoding AMP-binding protein has product MADAEHNMEDYDEMYRTFSIDVPEYFNFGYDVIDDWARRDRNKLAMIWANQDGDEKKYTFRDMMNLSNMAANILLKFSINKGDRVMIMLPRIPEWWIFVIGIIKLGAVVCPVPSLLTPKDLQYRIKAGNFRLIITDFENSDKIDEVHEECPSLQTRFLVDGEKDGWVSYQNELLYPAPVSHRKVSMPYTNRTRSTDPMLIYFTSGTTGEPKMVLHNNAYPLGHIVTARLWQDVRENDVHFTYSDTGWAKCAWGKIFGQWIQGACLLIYDVWGKFNATQLLPLIEKYEVTTFCCPPTVYRMLIIADLAKYDLAELRHCCSAGEPLNPEVIKVWEEGTGHTIYEGYGQTETCSAIATFPCIEHKPGSMGKPAPGWHIELHDDDAHPVADYEEGRIAISLNPRPVGLVVEYIDNVEANKESFQNGYYYTGDKAYRDEDGYFWFVGRNDDVIKSSGYRIGPFEVESALLEHPAVQESAVVGTPDRIRGMVVKAFIVLNQGFEGSEPLIRELQNHVKQVTAPYKYPRVIEFVDVLPKTISGKIKRNVLRDEELKKSKDD; this is encoded by the coding sequence ATGGCGGATGCAGAACACAATATGGAAGATTACGATGAGATGTATCGTACATTCTCCATTGATGTGCCCGAATATTTCAATTTCGGGTATGATGTCATTGACGACTGGGCACGGCGTGACAGAAACAAACTGGCGATGATTTGGGCGAATCAGGACGGGGATGAGAAGAAATACACATTCCGGGATATGATGAACCTCTCCAATATGGCAGCAAATATTCTTTTGAAATTTAGCATTAACAAAGGAGACCGGGTCATGATCATGCTGCCGCGTATTCCGGAATGGTGGATATTTGTAATCGGAATAATCAAACTTGGTGCAGTCGTCTGTCCGGTACCATCGCTCCTAACACCAAAAGATCTTCAATACAGAATCAAAGCAGGAAATTTCCGTCTTATCATAACAGATTTTGAAAATTCGGATAAGATTGACGAAGTGCATGAAGAGTGCCCCTCATTACAGACCCGGTTCCTGGTTGATGGCGAGAAGGACGGGTGGGTCAGTTATCAGAACGAACTGTTATACCCTGCACCGGTATCACACCGGAAGGTCAGTATGCCATATACAAACAGGACCCGCTCAACCGATCCGATGCTGATCTATTTCACATCCGGCACAACCGGTGAACCAAAGATGGTGCTGCACAACAATGCCTACCCACTGGGACATATTGTCACAGCCCGGTTATGGCAGGATGTCCGGGAGAATGATGTGCATTTTACCTATTCGGATACCGGATGGGCCAAATGTGCGTGGGGCAAAATCTTCGGACAGTGGATCCAGGGCGCCTGTCTGCTGATTTATGATGTATGGGGAAAATTCAATGCAACGCAGCTTCTCCCGCTCATTGAAAAGTATGAAGTCACGACGTTCTGCTGCCCGCCGACAGTCTACCGGATGCTGATTATCGCTGATCTGGCAAAATATGACCTTGCTGAACTGCGCCACTGCTGCAGTGCCGGTGAACCGCTCAACCCTGAAGTGATCAAAGTATGGGAAGAGGGGACCGGGCATACCATCTACGAAGGATACGGCCAGACAGAGACATGCAGCGCTATTGCCACCTTCCCATGCATTGAGCACAAGCCGGGTTCAATGGGGAAACCAGCGCCCGGTTGGCATATTGAACTCCATGATGATGATGCCCATCCTGTTGCTGATTATGAAGAAGGTCGCATCGCAATTTCCCTCAATCCACGCCCTGTTGGTCTTGTTGTGGAATATATAGATAACGTTGAAGCAAACAAGGAGTCGTTCCAGAACGGATATTATTATACCGGGGATAAAGCCTACCGGGATGAAGACGGTTACTTCTGGTTCGTTGGCAGAAATGATGATGTCATAAAAAGTTCCGGATACCGTATCGGACCGTTTGAGGTGGAAAGCGCTCTCTTAGAACACCCGGCGGTTCAGGAATCAGCAGTTGTCGGAACGCCTGACAGAATCCGTGGTATGGTTGTAAAGGCATTTATTGTACTGAATCAGGGATTTGAAGGTTCGGAACCACTGATCAGAGAACTGCAGAATCATGTGAAGCAGGTGACTGCACCGTATAAATATCCACGGGTGATTGAATTTGTCGACGTGCTTCCCAAAACCATCTCAGGCAAGATTAAACGAAATGTTCTGCGTGACGAGGAACTGAAAAAATCCAAAGACGATTAA
- a CDS encoding DEAD/DEAH box helicase: MSARNLLSPEIQETLLKRDFQELSQTQQEAIPPIYGGDHLLLIAPTGTGKTESAMLPVFDNLLRLQGTGFKAIYITPLRALNRDILSRLKWWCHELGLTVGVRHGDTSQYERRKQALNPPDLLITTPETLQALFIGKRLREHLPQVRHVIIDEIHELAGSKRGAQLSIALERLAEYAGEFQRIGLSATVGNPEEVASFLTGTKRPHTIVNIPAAPHMDISVRFAGDNFDSQVRTVERCIEKEDSSLLFVNTRSTGEALGHRLYGRGDVDVHHGSLSKEIRIDAEDRFKRGDIRSLICTSSMELGIDIGHISRVIQFGSPREVSRLLQRVGRAGHRLDTVSHGTILATGFDDLCESLVITNRAKQNASENVGIIHGALDVLANQIAALLVEYGEVSIVRARTIIERAYGFSDSGNAVPEVCRQMAEHRLIKMEGDTLIRTGRCRTYLYGNLSMIPDERKVQIFDLVSRRTVGTLDESFVIGWIHTGASFIVKGQLWQVVDLDDGKIIVEPAHSVSGELPSWEGEQIPVPYAVAQETGKLRRTRSFSAYGAGVISEAYADDILTSMDDADAPVATDRCVTLEHFDEGVVMNICGGHKANEALSRVISVLLTARYGSSVGIEVGAYRILFRLPSQIRAANIRELLYSIDPAHIEGLLRLAMKHTALFKWKIVQIAKKFGAIDPNADYERISIHRLLDTFEGTPIQAETYRELFTTIMDAEGAAHLVRQIQSEETTVTIAPLSAIGREGLTSSRDIIPPPSEDQAIIAAVRRRIEDDNILLFCMNCRKWKSLTKVSRITDPPQCPKCGARLVAALKPWEDELIPAVRKREKTDEERAIEKKFLKNANIVLSSGRQAIVALAARGVGPENASRIIAKMREGDDFYREILKAERTYIKTHRFW; the protein is encoded by the coding sequence ATGAGCGCGCGTAATCTGTTATCCCCTGAGATACAGGAAACCCTCCTGAAACGAGATTTTCAGGAACTCTCACAGACACAGCAGGAGGCTATACCCCCCATTTATGGTGGAGATCATCTCCTGCTCATCGCACCGACCGGCACCGGGAAAACGGAAAGTGCGATGCTTCCGGTATTCGATAATCTTCTCCGTCTGCAGGGAACCGGATTTAAGGCAATATACATCACCCCGCTCCGCGCCTTAAACCGGGATATCCTCTCCCGCCTGAAATGGTGGTGCCATGAACTGGGGTTAACCGTGGGAGTCCGGCATGGCGATACCTCCCAATACGAACGAAGAAAGCAGGCGCTAAATCCTCCGGATCTTCTTATTACCACACCTGAGACACTGCAGGCGCTTTTTATCGGAAAACGCCTCCGGGAACATCTGCCACAGGTCAGGCATGTCATCATTGATGAAATTCATGAACTTGCCGGAAGTAAACGGGGCGCCCAGCTGTCCATCGCACTGGAACGTCTGGCGGAATATGCGGGAGAATTTCAGAGAATCGGCCTCTCTGCTACGGTAGGAAACCCGGAAGAGGTGGCATCATTTCTCACCGGAACAAAACGCCCCCATACGATTGTCAATATCCCGGCTGCGCCGCACATGGATATCTCTGTCAGATTTGCCGGAGATAATTTTGATTCCCAGGTGCGAACAGTTGAACGGTGCATTGAAAAAGAGGATTCCTCACTGTTGTTTGTCAATACGCGTTCCACCGGTGAGGCACTGGGACACCGCCTGTATGGGCGCGGAGATGTGGACGTGCACCACGGCTCCCTTTCAAAAGAGATCAGAATCGACGCTGAGGACCGGTTTAAACGGGGGGATATCCGTTCCCTGATCTGTACCTCGTCCATGGAGCTGGGCATAGATATCGGACACATTTCACGGGTGATTCAGTTTGGTTCACCACGGGAGGTGTCACGCCTCCTCCAGCGTGTCGGCCGGGCCGGGCACCGTCTGGATACCGTATCTCACGGCACGATACTTGCCACCGGATTTGACGATCTTTGTGAGTCACTGGTGATTACAAACCGGGCAAAACAGAATGCATCGGAGAATGTCGGCATTATCCATGGCGCACTGGATGTGCTGGCAAACCAGATTGCCGCACTTTTGGTAGAATATGGTGAGGTATCGATTGTCCGGGCCAGAACAATTATTGAACGGGCATATGGATTTTCCGACAGCGGGAATGCAGTGCCTGAGGTATGCAGGCAGATGGCAGAACACCGGCTGATAAAAATGGAAGGGGACACCCTCATACGCACCGGGAGGTGCCGGACATACCTGTATGGCAATCTCTCGATGATACCTGATGAACGGAAAGTGCAGATCTTTGATCTCGTCTCACGCCGCACGGTAGGAACCCTTGATGAATCATTTGTGATCGGATGGATTCATACCGGTGCATCCTTTATCGTCAAAGGGCAGCTCTGGCAGGTCGTTGATCTGGATGACGGGAAAATTATCGTTGAACCGGCTCATTCGGTAAGCGGTGAACTGCCTTCGTGGGAAGGGGAACAGATACCGGTTCCCTATGCCGTTGCACAGGAGACCGGGAAACTCCGCCGAACCCGATCATTCTCTGCGTACGGGGCCGGTGTCATCTCAGAGGCATATGCAGACGATATTCTGACATCAATGGATGATGCCGATGCGCCCGTCGCAACGGATCGGTGTGTGACGCTTGAGCATTTCGATGAGGGAGTTGTGATGAATATCTGCGGAGGGCACAAGGCAAATGAGGCCCTCTCCCGTGTCATCTCCGTTCTTCTGACAGCACGCTACGGGTCAAGCGTGGGTATTGAGGTGGGGGCATACCGGATTCTTTTCCGTCTTCCCTCACAGATCAGGGCCGCAAACATTCGTGAACTGCTCTATTCAATTGATCCGGCACACATCGAAGGACTTCTCCGTCTTGCAATGAAACATACCGCCCTTTTTAAGTGGAAAATTGTCCAGATTGCAAAGAAATTCGGCGCCATTGACCCGAATGCCGACTATGAACGTATCAGTATACACCGGCTGCTCGATACATTTGAAGGAACGCCAATCCAGGCAGAAACCTATCGCGAACTCTTTACGACCATTATGGATGCAGAGGGGGCGGCACATCTGGTGCGGCAGATACAGTCCGAAGAAACAACGGTGACAATTGCCCCCTTATCCGCAATCGGCCGCGAGGGTCTGACATCGTCACGGGATATTATTCCACCACCCAGTGAAGACCAGGCCATTATTGCCGCCGTGCGGCGCAGGATTGAGGACGATAATATTTTGCTCTTTTGCATGAACTGCCGGAAATGGAAGAGTCTCACCAAGGTGTCCCGCATCACAGACCCGCCCCAGTGCCCCAAATGTGGTGCACGTCTTGTGGCAGCCCTGAAACCGTGGGAAGATGAACTGATCCCGGCGGTTCGAAAACGCGAAAAAACAGACGAAGAGCGCGCGATTGAGAAAAAATTCCTGAAGAATGCAAACATTGTCCTTTCCAGCGGAAGACAGGCAATTGTAGCCCTTGCAGCACGCGGGGTCGGCCCGGAAAATGCTTCGCGGATAATTGCAAAAATGCGTGAGGGCGACGATTTTTACCGGGAAATTCTCAAGGCGGAACGCACCTATATCAAAACGCACCGCTTCTGGTAA
- a CDS encoding metallophosphoesterase: MLSAETGHYQTIVTEMTPEFISAGPALFMENSRRILVIADAHFGAESGFSRKGVHIASNSTDRLSRICSCIEETTPDMLLFLGDLKHSVPMMSRQEFTELPQILETIRDQIPFRLIPGNHDGGIERFLNPGELLPKRGALIDGTWYVHGHMHLPPESAGNLIVCGHHHPVVSLYDEVGCALRAQPAYLFAEVNEGCAGFVSNENSRNTRILFMPAFFEYAGGIDVRKIHVSRLSPVSRCFDVDCAEVFLSDGTYIDRLGALVGDERA; encoded by the coding sequence GTGTTATCAGCCGAAACCGGACATTATCAGACGATTGTAACAGAGATGACTCCTGAATTTATTTCCGCCGGACCTGCACTCTTTATGGAAAATTCACGCAGGATACTGGTTATTGCAGATGCACATTTTGGTGCCGAATCCGGCTTTTCCCGCAAAGGTGTCCATATCGCAAGTAACAGCACAGATCGTCTGAGCCGGATCTGTTCCTGTATAGAGGAAACAACCCCTGACATGCTTCTTTTCCTCGGGGACCTGAAACATTCTGTTCCCATGATGAGCCGGCAGGAGTTTACCGAACTCCCACAGATTCTTGAGACCATCAGGGATCAGATTCCGTTCCGCCTGATACCCGGAAATCATGACGGCGGTATTGAACGATTCCTGAACCCCGGAGAGCTGCTGCCAAAACGCGGCGCCTTGATTGACGGTACATGGTATGTGCACGGGCATATGCATCTGCCTCCGGAATCAGCAGGGAATCTCATCGTATGTGGGCACCATCATCCGGTTGTGAGCCTTTATGACGAAGTGGGATGTGCACTCCGGGCACAACCTGCATATCTTTTTGCAGAAGTGAATGAAGGATGTGCAGGCTTTGTTTCAAATGAAAACAGCAGAAATACCCGCATCCTCTTCATGCCGGCATTCTTTGAATATGCTGGGGGCATTGATGTACGAAAAATTCATGTCAGCAGACTAAGTCCTGTGTCACGGTGTTTTGACGTGGACTGTGCAGAAGTATTCCTGAGTGACGGGACCTACATTGACCGGCTGGGAGCACTGGTGGGAGATGAGCGCGCGTAA
- a CDS encoding replication factor C small subunit — translation MTQNTIWIEKYRPMKLDDIVGQDEIVARLKSYVTSGNLPHLLFTGTAGIGKTTSAVALAREFFGETWQMNFRELNASDERGIDVVRNQIKQFARTAPLGGAEFKILFLDEADALTPDAQAALRRTMENYAQNCRFILSCNYSSKIIDPIQSRCAIYRFRPLSKDAIITEISRITEIEGLETTPEARDAIVYVAQGDMRKAINAVQGAAIVSKKITDDMVYEITSTARPEEIDGLMKTSVAGDYEGAEALVHELLYSRGIAPNELINQMYRSIIRLPVERRLKTELISHLGEADFRLSEGANSEIQMEALIANIVLSADAMKE, via the coding sequence ATGACACAAAATACAATATGGATTGAAAAATACCGCCCGATGAAGCTGGATGATATAGTCGGGCAGGATGAGATCGTCGCCCGCCTGAAATCGTATGTTACTTCAGGAAATCTTCCGCATCTGCTCTTTACCGGAACCGCAGGGATTGGAAAAACAACATCCGCTGTTGCGCTTGCACGGGAATTCTTCGGTGAGACATGGCAGATGAACTTCCGGGAACTGAATGCCTCGGATGAACGGGGAATTGATGTCGTACGAAACCAGATTAAACAATTTGCGCGGACAGCACCTCTGGGTGGGGCGGAATTTAAAATTCTCTTTCTGGATGAAGCAGATGCACTGACACCGGATGCACAGGCAGCACTTCGCCGCACAATGGAAAATTATGCGCAGAACTGCAGGTTTATTCTTTCCTGTAATTATTCTTCGAAAATTATCGATCCAATCCAGAGCAGGTGCGCAATATACCGGTTCAGGCCGCTCTCAAAAGATGCTATTATTACTGAAATCTCCCGCATAACAGAGATTGAAGGGCTTGAAACGACGCCTGAAGCGAGAGATGCCATTGTCTATGTCGCCCAGGGCGATATGAGAAAGGCCATCAATGCGGTGCAGGGTGCCGCAATTGTCAGTAAAAAGATAACGGACGATATGGTGTATGAAATCACTTCGACTGCACGCCCAGAGGAAATTGACGGTCTGATGAAGACATCTGTTGCAGGGGACTATGAAGGAGCGGAAGCACTGGTGCATGAACTGCTCTATTCGCGGGGCATTGCCCCCAATGAACTGATAAACCAGATGTACCGGTCAATCATCCGTCTCCCGGTAGAACGGCGGCTGAAAACAGAATTAATTTCACATCTGGGCGAAGCAGACTTTCGTCTCAGTGAAGGCGCAAACAGTGAGATACAGATGGAAGCACTGATTGCAAATATTGTGCTCAGTGCTGACGCAATGAAAGAGTGA